The following are encoded together in the Bacteroidales bacterium MB20-C3-3 genome:
- a CDS encoding MarR family transcriptional regulator, whose protein sequence is MKDKSEMLYLENQLCFPLYAASRLTTQIYTPLLDELGLTYPQYLVLLVLWQHGEMPVTEICNKLLLESNTVTPLLKRLEQKGIVNRRRSESDERSVIVSLTREGTDLKARAISIPEKIVASFSGSNITEAEVIAFRSTLLKLLPQRKSVKQHNIK, encoded by the coding sequence ATGAAAGATAAAAGTGAGATGTTATATCTGGAGAATCAGCTATGTTTTCCTTTATATGCAGCCTCAAGATTGACCACTCAAATCTACACTCCGCTCCTTGATGAGCTGGGTCTTACCTATCCGCAATATCTTGTACTGCTGGTTCTCTGGCAGCACGGAGAGATGCCGGTAACTGAGATTTGCAATAAACTTCTGCTTGAATCAAACACTGTTACACCGCTGCTCAAACGCCTCGAGCAAAAGGGTATCGTAAACAGACGCCGCTCTGAATCGGACGAACGGAGCGTTATAGTCTCCCTCACCCGGGAGGGTACTGACTTGAAAGCGAGAGCCATATCCATCCCCGAGAAGATAGTCGCCTCCTTCAGCGGCAGCAACATCACAGAGGCCGAGGTCATCGCCTTCCGCAGTACTTTGCTGAAGCTGCTACCTCAGAGGAAAAGTGTCAAACAGCA
- a CDS encoding glutathione peroxidase has translation MTNKSFYDFEVVTLQEKRVSMADYKGKTVIVVNTASKCGLTPQFEGLESLYQKYKDRGLVILGFPCNQFANQEPGSASDIQEFCQINYGVTFPMFAKVDVNGPTADPLFVYLKSKLGSIFGSKIKWNFNKFVVDKNGKPVKRFSPFTKPEKMESFLEKILEKL, from the coding sequence ATGACAAATAAAAGTTTTTATGATTTCGAAGTGGTTACGCTTCAGGAGAAAAGGGTCTCAATGGCAGACTATAAGGGTAAAACGGTGATTGTGGTTAATACTGCAAGCAAGTGTGGGCTTACACCGCAGTTTGAGGGGCTGGAGAGCCTCTATCAGAAGTATAAGGATAGGGGACTGGTGATTCTCGGCTTTCCTTGTAACCAGTTTGCAAACCAGGAGCCGGGCAGTGCAAGTGATATTCAGGAGTTCTGCCAGATTAATTATGGGGTTACCTTCCCTATGTTTGCAAAGGTGGATGTGAACGGCCCCACTGCCGATCCGCTGTTTGTCTATCTGAAATCTAAGCTGGGCAGCATATTTGGAAGCAAAATAAAATGGAATTTTAATAAGTTTGTGGTTGACAAAAACGGCAAGCCGGTTAAGAGGTTCTCTCCATTTACAAAACCTGAGAAGATGGAGTCATTTCTGGAGAAAATTCTCGAAAAACTCTGA